In a genomic window of Acropora muricata isolate sample 2 chromosome 2, ASM3666990v1, whole genome shotgun sequence:
- the LOC136908780 gene encoding uncharacterized protein: MWQRLRNDHKIGVSRETVRLALKIIDPDGVAQRLRRRLRRRQYKARGPNFLWHIDGYDKLKPFGFCVHGCIDGFSRRIMWLKVASTNNEPRFVAKYFLDTIRQIKGAPSIVRADYGTENVKVAGIQRFLRRDGTDSFAGINSFIYGKSVSNQRIEAWWGQLRKSSTDWWINYFKDLRDRGLYSDSDILHVECLKFCYMPVIRAELQRAAIHWNVHRIRPSTNPDSPPGRPDSLFFLPSLVSQQTRDCKHFVDESDVDVAEDLCCQPLPPDCVSSFVQLATILMEELNLVLPNSPESAEELYLRLLEELEDLLT; encoded by the coding sequence ATGTGGCAGCGTTTAAGGAATGACCATAAAATAGGTGTAAGTCGAGAAACAGTTCGGCTTGCCCTGAAGATTATAGATCCAGACGGAGTCGCTCAACGGCTCAGAAGAAGACTACGGCGGAGACAGTATAAAGCCAGAGGGCCAAACTTTTTATGGCATATCGATGGATACGATAAGCTTAAACCCTTTGGTTTTTGCGTCCATGGATGCATAGATGGGTTCAGTCGCCGTATAATGTGGCTCAAGGTGGCTTCAACAAATAATGAACCCCGTTTTGTTGCAAAGTATTTCCTTGATACTATCAGACAGATTAAAGGAGCTCCGTCAATAGTGCGAGCTGATTATGGAACCGAAAATGTAAAAGTTGCAGGCATTCAACGTTTCCTTAGACGAGATGGAACCGATTCGTTTGCTGGTATTAATAGTTTCATTTACGGAAAGTCTGTATCAAATCAGAGAATCGAGGCTTGGTGGGGACAACTACGCAAAAGCTCAACAGATTGGTGGATCAATTATTTCAAAGACTTGAGAGACAGAGGTCTGTATTCAGACAGCGATATACTTCATGTTGAATGCTTGAAGTTCTGTTATATGCCTGTTATACGAGCTGAACTACAGAGAGCTGCAATACACTGGAATGTGCATCGTATAAGACCCTCTACCAATCCTGACTCACCTCCAGGTAGACCAGACAGTCTTTTCTTTCTGCCTTCTTTGGTGTCACAACAAACAAGAGATTGTAAGCATTTTGTTGACGAAAGCGATGTTGATGTTGCTGAGGATCTGTGTTGTCAACCCCTGCCTCCGGATTGTGTCAGCTCATTTGTACAGCTAGCTACCATTCTTATGGAAGAACTTAACCTTGTGCTACCCAACTCTCCAGAGTCAGCCGAAGAATTGTACCTCAGACTCTTAGAAGAATTAGAGGACTTGTTAACTTAA